A genomic window from Parasteatoda tepidariorum isolate YZ-2023 chromosome 10, CAS_Ptep_4.0, whole genome shotgun sequence includes:
- the LOC122272449 gene encoding zinc finger MYM-type protein 1-like, protein MVTIISYAKCDTSVEENVSSVTESDECESGPQSVTSHPYDIGLFSEDNTCEDKKLDILKNVWEPNPAFVFPEKGKRKLKFQYKWLYRWKWLAYSEVKGGAFCKFCVLFAPSGAGSGKQPLGQLCNVKFDNWKNAVERFSEHEKCLYHKKSIETAGTLNDILFGKMKPVDEQVDSAASRRKLENRKNITPIIETILFCGNQGLALRGHKDSGIIAEQPGEENDGNFRALLRFRSKNDSTLKNILESSRKNAQYTSPRFQNEVIEVCNILILQKLVSKINDATCFSILADETTDIAGIEQLSLCVRYVDKENFNITEQFLQFIPVHDLTGKAIATTILDQLQSMKVDIKKLRGQGYDGAASMSGKINGVQAHVRSIVPSALYVHCSAHSLNLAVSNACEITGIRNCLGTIKTLYDFLNTPKRQYVLSSAIEEMETSSKREKIKQLCATRWMERYDSVTAVVELFEPIAETLQKISEWKDKESATQANSLLCTVSNCQFDFSVFYLPIISWLHCQPSNIKAFEALVEFYAQDLDTCKESLKSELKLWYKRLKRISEDGGSVPKTVADALGMCNKDITPNIFKFQEILVVLPVSTSANERSFSTLRRLKTYLRNSTRNNRMTF, encoded by the exons ATGGTTACAATCATCTCTTATGCA aaatgtgatacttccgttgaagaaaacgtttctagcgtAACagaatctgatgaatgtgaaagcggccctcaaagtgttacttcccacccatatgacattggacttttttcagaagataataCATGCGAGGATAAAAAACTggatatacttaaaaatgtttgggAACCCAATCCAGCATTTGTTTTTcctgaaaaaggaaaaagaaaattgaaatttcagtaCAAATGGCTTTATCGCTGGAAATGGCTTGCATATTCAGAGGTTAAGGGTGGtgctttttgcaaattttgtgtACTTTTCGCCCCAAGTGGTGCCGGTTCTGGAAAGCAACCTTTAGGCCAACTGTGCAATGTAAAATTTGACAACTGGAAAAATGCTGTAGAGCGATTTTCTGAACACGAGAAATGTCTTTATCACAAAAAATCGATCGAAACTGCTGGGAcattaaacgatattttatttggaaagatGAAACCTGTGGATGAACAAGTTGACAGTGCAGCAAGcagaagaaaattagaaaatagaaaaaacattaCTCCAATCATTGAAACCATCCTATTTTGTGGAAATCAAGGTCTCGCTCTAAGAGGACATAAGGATTCGGGAATAATTGCTGAACAACCAGGTGAAGAGAACGACGGAAATTTTCGGGCATTGCTTCGTTTCCGGAGTAAGAACGATTCGACTCTTAAGAACATTTTAGAGTCAAGCAGAAAAAATGCTCAGTATACCAGCCCTCGATTTCAGAACGAAGTTATTGaggtttgcaatattttaatcctGCAAAAACTAGTCAGCAAGATTAATGATGCAACTTGCTTTTCCATTCTTGCAGATGAAACAACTGATATTGCAGGTATAGAGCAATTATCGTTATGCGTTCGATATGtcgataaagaaaattttaacatcacCGAACAGTTTTTGCAATTCATTCCGGTGCATGACTTAACCGGAAAAGCAATAGCAACAACAATATTAGACCAATTACAGTCTATGAAAGTTGATATAAAAAAGTTACGTGGACAGGGGTACGATGGTGCTGCATCAATGAGTGGAAAAATTAATGGTGTACAAGCCCACGTAAGAAGTATTGTCCCATCAGCACTCTATGTACATTGCTCTGCTCATAGCCTCAATTTGGCTGTATCAAATGCATGCGAAATAACTGGCATTAGAAATTGCTTAGGgacaattaaaacattatacgACTTTTTAAATACGCCAAAAAGACAGTATGTCCTATCTTCAGCAATAGAGGAGATGGAAACCAGCTCTAAGAGGGAGAAAATTAAACAGCTATGTGCAACCCGTTGGATGGAAAGATACGACTCAGTAACCGCTGTGGTGGAACTTTTCGAGCCTATCGCCGAAacactacaaaaaatatcagaatggaAGGATAAGGAATCAGCTACCCAGGCTAATTCTTTACTGTGCACAGTATCTAATTGCCAGTTC GATTTCAGTGTCTTCTACCTGCCGATCATTTCTTGGCTTCATTGCCAACCTTCAAACATAAAGGCTTTTGAAGCATTAGTGGAATTTTACGCTCAAGATTTGGATACCTGTAAAGAAAGCCTTAAGTCTGAACTGAAACTCTggtataaaagattaaaaaggatTAGTGAAGACGGAGGTAGTGTTCCAAAAACTGTGGCGGATGCTCTTGGAATGTGCAATAAAGATATAACaccaaacattttcaaattccaAGAAATATTGGTCGTTCTACCTGTTTCAACGAGTGCAAACGAAAGATCCTTTTCGACTTTACGCCGTTTGAAGACTTATTTACGCAACTCAACGAGAAATAATAGAATGACATTTTAA